A genomic region of Colletotrichum destructivum chromosome 5, complete sequence contains the following coding sequences:
- a CDS encoding Putative metallo-dependent phosphatase produces the protein MIAPGIVSEEDVLEFATMPSTHMGGLYPALKLHLKKIRIAEKDSGSPFLSLAFMHIPFPKYAGDDLSISGGKRREPTEGPSINTHLYDALVQEEVSAVGCGHDHVNDFCALLPKSQRGQLVEGDNQSKDTRVWEIDANKGEGELKTWKRIKYSGDRFEELVLVEGGQVTDPSASLDTEKPCTIL, from the exons ATGATCGCCCCTGGCATAGTGTCGGAAGAGGACGTCCTGGAGTTTGCAACGATGCCATCGACGCACATGGGCGGCCTTTACCCAGCATTGAAGCTG CATTTGAAGAAGATCCGTATTGCAGAGAAAGACAGTGGCTctcctttcctttctttgGCTTTCATGCATATACCCTTTCCCAAATACGCAGGAGACGATTTGTCGATAAGTGGTGGCAAGCGGAGGGAACCAACCGAAGGCCCCAGCATCAACACGCATCTTTACGATGCCCTGGTGCAAGAAGAAGTGTCTGCGGTGGGCTGTGGGCACGATCATGTCAACGACTTCTGCGCTCTGTTGCCGAAGTCGCAGCGAGGGCAGTTGGTAGAAGGCGACAACCAATCG AAGGACACGCGCGTCTGGGAGATTGACGCTAacaagggcgagggcgagttGAAGACATGGAAGCGCATCAAGTACTCCGGTGACCGATTCGAGGAACTAGTACTCGTAGAAGGCGGCCAAGTCACAGATCCCTCAGCGTCATTAGACACCGAGAAGCCATGCACAATTCTCTGA
- a CDS encoding uncharacterized protein (Putative zn(2)Cys(6) fungal-type DNA-binding domain, transcription factor domain, fungi) has protein sequence MASEGEASSAEDKGVARPTAASAIRPRTKPTACRRCHSRKVRCSGGQPCENCRQASKSAECSYPRRNRMVKVSQRYIDDLIAENQRLKNDSNAAAQARSEALLPDIHIGAAPAKDTADNAAAGVVTTTATASTNTNTAAAAIPPPSLDDRPWFFEMNIPHTPILIGEASDAAFATRFRQAISSAEHSHIPRVNYATDERLLALSDTDCPWPGPARARFLVGVALRYVSRCYHIVRKGPVLDALEQTLLNPAESDSLLKSKLWALFAIGAMYSTRSASSERHFPGMGYFARATRVLRIVSERPRIDVVELRLLLSFYSLALNRRHTAYTFAGSATRLAVVMGLHLNVPESQLRDAAAREHRVRVWWTAYIFDRMWAAKLGHPVAVQDIDIEVDLPSNPAVDESVADDFADASYFVASVKLARLLGRVVPSIYRRRAQQTSLSHRVQEALKELRAWSGELPPQLHIDFKPTSERTPKPISLHLNFNQCAVSTTRPILLHVLRTHVASWGTPAAPEPRIPATAMTLAETCIRCARHSCRLLTECWIDGSFATFDYFYTQYLFSAATILAASSLLSGGKEAANDREQFEEAAQFLSQLKDSGNFAAEEFCQHIDAMKATMAAARARRGGYADVPAGSTAAGAPYSSTTTTSSSSSAGVVFPDAAGSAFVGDAVTLGQPFEAQNTTAGMALNEPSLQELLAQPLLDLQFIDASIYNDGAQGLYWPDFSPESWTPDTWTAT, from the exons ATGGCATCCGAAGGAGAGGCGTCCAGCGCGGAAGACAAGGGCGTAGCAAGGCCCACTGCGGCATCTGCGATCCGTCCGAGGACAAAACCAACTGC TTGTCGCAGATGTCACTCACGAAAGGTGAGGTGCTCCGGAGGGCAGCCCTGCGAGAACTGCCGCCAGGCGAGCAAGAGTGCCGAATGCTCGTACCCCCGGAGGAACCGCATGGTTAAAGTCAGCCAACG ATATatcgacgacctcatcgccgagaaCCAACGGCTCAAGAACGACAGCAATGCCGCCGCGCAGGCCCGCTCCGAGGCCCTTCTCCCGGACATCCACATCGGAGCAGCGCCGGCCAAGGACACGGCagacaacgccgccgccggcgtcgtcaccaccacggccaccgccagtaccaacaccaacacggccgccgccgccatccctcccccatccctcGACGACCGCCCCTGGTTCTTCGAGATGAACATCCCGCACACGcccatcctcatcggcgaggcCTCGgacgccgccttcgccacACGGTTCCGGCAGGCCATCTCGTCCGCCGAGCACAGCCACATCCCGCGCGTCAACTACGCAACCGACGagcgcctcctcgccctctccgaCACGGACTGCCCGTGGCCCGGCCCCGCGCGCGCccgcttcctcgtcggcgtcgccctgcGCTACGTCAGCCGCTGCTACCACATCGTCCGCAAGGGACCcgtgctcgacgccctcgagcagaCGCTGCTGAACCCGGCCGAGAGCGACTCGCTGCTCAAGAGCAAGCTGTGGGCTctcttcgccatcggcgccatGTACTCGACtcgctcggcctcgtccgagagGCACTTCCCGGGCATGGGCTACTTTGCCCGGGCGACGCGGGTCCTCCGGATCGTAAGCGAAAGGCCGAGGATCGACGTCGTTGAGTTGCGGCTGCTTCTC TCCTTCTACTCACTCGCCCTCAACCGACGGCACACCGCCTACACCTTTGCCGGCTCGGCAACCAGGCTTGCCGTCGTCATGGGCCTCCACCTCAACGTGCCCGAGTCGCAGCTGagggacgccgccgcccgcgagcACCGGGTCCGGGTATGGTGGACGGCCTACATCTTCGACCGCATGTGGGCGGCGAAGCTCGGCCACCCCGTCGCCGTGCAGgacatcgacatcgaggTCGACCTGCCGTCGAACCCGGCCGTGGACGAGAGCGTGGCCGACGACTTCGCCGACGCCTCGTACTTTGTCGCGAGCGTGAAgctcgcccgcctcctcggccgcgtcgtgCCGTCCATCTACCGGAGGAGGGCCCAGCAGACCTCGCTGTCGCACAGGGTCCAAGAGGCGCTCAAGGAGCTCCGGGCTTGGTCGGGGGAGCTTCCGCCGCAGCTTCACATTGACTTCAAGCCGACCTCCGAACGCACGCCGAAGCCCATCTCGTTGCACCTCAACTTCAACCAG TGTGCCGTGAGCACCACCCGCcccatcctcctccacgtCCTCCGCACCCACGTGGCATCGTGGGGTACGCCGGCCGCCCCGGAGCCCCGGATCCCGGCCACAGCCAtgacgctggccgagacgtGCATCCGGTGCGCGCGGCACTCGTGCCGGCTGCTGACGGAGTGCTGGATCGACGGCTCCTTCGCGACGTTCGACTACTTCTACACGCAGTacctcttctccgccgccacgatcctcgccgcctcgagcctgctgagcggcggcaaggaggcgGCCAACGACCGCGAGCagttcgaggaggccgcgCAGTTCCTCTCGCAGCTCAAGGACAGCGGCaacttcgccgccgaggagttCTGCCAGCACATCGACGCCATGAAggccaccatggccgccgcccgggCCCGGAGGGGAGGCTACGCCGATGTCCCCGCGGGAAGCACCGCGGCCGGCGCCCCCTactcctccaccaccaccacctcctcctcctcgtcggctggGGTGGTGTTCCCCGATGCCGCCGGGTCAGCCTTTGTTGGCGACGCCGTGACGCTCGGCCAGCCGTTTGAGGCGCAGAACACGACGGCCGGCATGGCGCTCAACGAGCCCTCGCTGCAGGAGCTGCTGGCCCAGCCGCTCCTCGACCTGCAGTTCATTGACGCTTCGATCTACAACGATGGGGCCCAGGGGCTGTACTGGCCGGACTTTAGTCCCGAGTCGTGGACGCCCGACACGTGGACGGCGACATGA
- a CDS encoding Putative major facilitator superfamily, MFS transporter superfamily: protein MGSPSAETQYDMPASGAVAAAPAAPTAPTAPNTPAAPATAPPRPGATDDVVMQMPTWRKWVTLAVVCWMALPVTFSGSSILSATTEVAADFGTSTHAISTANAGVFVAMALSALIWLPASTILGRRTTYLVANALLTLCSVGSALAGSFALFTAIWVVGGTTGPFFLVAGQTILADIFEPTTRGTAVGFFLGSCVAANTIAPLTGGVIVNFTSWRVIYGVQAGMAFLGLIMAFFFVPRASELAKHQIAEKTPVRSLRDLAHAFNPMGVFRQFRYPNILAANFACGLLGFNQYGLLSSIRRVINPRFDLTSPLISGLFYLAPGAGFLMGSTIGGRVSDHTVKRYMRKRNGLRLPQDRLKSSLPAIFLVLPAGTLVFGWSLQREAGGMALPIVSSFFEGLGLMWSFSGLNTYSAEALPEHRTAVISGKYIIQYSFGAGSVGGLVPMIDAIGVGWSFTITAISALLAGVLVLMISKFASRAQDWVEKSNSDDNDE, encoded by the exons ATGGGCTCCCCGAGCGCCGAAACCCAGTACGATATGCCGGCCTCAGGCGCTGTTGCGGCCGCTCCGGCAGCACCGACCGCACCGACTGCTCCGAATACTCCGGCCGCCCCCGCCACGGCCCCTCCCCGGCCCGGCGCAACGGACGACGTCGTGATGCAGATGCCCACCTGGCGCAAATGGGTtaccctcgccgtcgtctgctGGATGGCCCTGCCCGTCACCTTCTCCGGCAGCTCGATCCTCTCGGCGACGACCGAGGTGGCCGCCGACTTCGGCACGTCGACGCACGCCATCAGCAcggccaacgccggcgtcttcgtcgccatggCGCTGTCGGCGCTCATCTGGCTGCCGGCCAGCACgatcctcggccgccggaCGACGtacctcgtcgccaacgcgCTGCTGACGCTGTGCTCGGTGGGCTCGGCGCTGGCGGGCAGCTTTGCGCTGTTCACGGCCATCtgggtcgtcggcggcacgACGGGGCCCTTTTTCCTCGTGGCGGGCCAGACGATCCTGGCCGACATTTTCGAGCCG ACGACTCGTGGTACGGCTGTCGGGTTCTTCTTGGGCAGCTGCGTCGCGGCCAACACGATAG CCCCGCTGACtggcggcgtcatcgtcaacTTCACCAGCTGGCGCGTCATCTACGGCGTCCAGGCGGGCATGGCGTTCCTCGGCCTGAtcatggccttcttcttcgtccctCGGGCCAGCGAGCTGGCCAAGCACCAGATCGCGGAAAAGACGCCGGTGCGGTCCCTGAGAGACCTCGCGCATGCCTTCAACCCGATGGGGGTCTTTCGTCAGTTCCGGTACCCcaacatcctcgccgcc AACTTCGCCTGCGGCCTGCTGGGCTTCAACCAGTACGGCCTCCTCAGCTCGATCCGACGCGTCATCAACCCCCGGTTCGACCTCACCTCGCCCCTCATCAGCGGCCTGTTCTATCTCGCGCCGGGCGCCGGGTTCCTGATGGGCAGCACCATCGGCGGCCGCGTCTCGGACCACACGGTCAAGCGGTACATGCGCAAGCGCAACGGGCTCCGGCTGCCGCAGGACCGGCTGAAAAGCAGCCTGCcggccatcttcctcgtGCTGCCCGCCGGCACGCTGGTGTTCGGGTGGAGCCTGCAgagggaggcgggcgggatgGCGCTGCCCATCGTCAGCTCCTTCTTCGAGGGCCTCGGACTCATGTGGTCGTTCAGCGGGCTGAACACGTACTCCGCCG AGGCGTTGCCCGAGCACCGTACGGCCGTCATCAGCGGCAAGTACATCATTCAGTACAGCTTCGGGGCAGGCAGTGTCGGCGGGCTGGTGCCCATGATAGATGCCATCGGGGTAGGGTGGTCGTTTACGATTA CTGCAATCTCGGCCCTGTTGGCCGGAGTCTTGGTTTTGATGATTTCGAAATTTGCATCGCGGGCGCAGGACTGGGTGGAGAAGAGCAACAGCGACGATAACGACGAATGA
- a CDS encoding Putative cellobiose dehydrogenase, cytochrome domain-containing protein — translation MATPSVPSSSHLLTFKAFMLAFLFCYTIILASAQDDDDDDEPTSSAAQRSAPFLDQATGLPMERFFGARTQFGFAMALPEEPSPSSFIGQLSFPLVDGAGWGAMGLTGDMEGNFFLAAWPDGRGGVTATFRQATDEENPPEVTGRFAVRPIADGVSVNATSLTYTFLCENCLDATLGLGPEAAGTDAVMGWALSERAVRNPGDPGANLGFHERGFGPFTARLGSARSAGFDAVAATAGAPVGSSNRAVAVTPNAFRGEGEGNGDEGGGRGGGDDDDD, via the coding sequence ATGGCGACCCCGTCTGTCCCCTCGTCGTCTCATCTTCTCACCTTCAAAGCCTTCATgctcgccttcctcttctgctacaccatcatcctcgccagcgcccaggacgacgacgacgacgacgaaccgacctcgtcggcagCCCAACGGAGCGCCCCCTTCTTGGACCAGGCCACGGGCCTCCCGATGGAGCGCTTCTTCGGCGCCCGCACCCAGTTCGGCTTCGCCATGGCCCTCCCCGAGGagccctcgccgtcatccttCATCGGCCAGCTCTCGTTCCCgctggtcgacggcgccgggtgGGGGGCCATGGGCCTCACCggcgacatggagggcaacTTCTTCCTCGCGGCGTGGCCGgacggccggggcggcgTCACGGCGACGTTCCGCCAGGCGACTGACGAGGAGAACCCGCCCGAGGTGACGGGCCGCTTCGCCGTGCGGCCCATCGCGGACGGCGTCTCAGTCAACGCGACGTCCCTCACGTACACGTTCCTCTGCGAGAACTGCCTCGACGCCACGTTGGGGCTGGGGCCCGAGGCCGCGGgcaccgacgccgtcatggGCTGGGCGTTGTCAGAGCGGGCGGTGAGGAACCCGGGAGACCCCGGGGCGAACCTGGGGTTCCACGAGCGCGGGTTCGGGCCGTTCACGGCGCGTCTGGGGAGCGCGCGGTCTGCCGGGTTCGATGCGGTTGCCGCGACGGCGGGCGCGCCGGTGGGCAGTTCCAACAGGGCGGTTGCCGTGACGCCGAATGCCTTCCggggggagggcgagggcaaTGGCGATGAAGGTGgtggtcgcggcggcggcgatgatgacgatgactGA
- a CDS encoding Putative peptidase S1B, peptidase S1, PA clan, peptidase S1, PA clan, chymotrypsin-like protein, translating into MSYNAPSNTSTTTTTTSGAPRAAVWSLKSSNPDLPAESAILPDDGSNGTESVFDNDKRRRVDPQNFADGGKFRSVVKIQACFNKGNGSVWMMGSGWLISPDTVVTAGHVVYDWGHRLQSATEIKCYIGYSGRASIGTPNVQARFGERIITTAEWIEAAGNRRHDVAFIKVNRPFTGNLRNIPFKETPLFAKNANIGVVGYPGDKYLEGQNGQSGEKGAQMYEEFAPTEYDLKKSERYMIEYQVSTFAGQSGAPIFQVENNALVSIGTHCYGGGGDESNSGNSIGGPYGNNYHAFLDLFNSPQFPQAQRLGIKVLTANGNARPSSNISVSNGAPSNGQVKNGSAPYSNGYSNGTTYNGNGNGYANGASNGHSNGYNGIRQENVSSPLQPTHYNTGTSLQESSDEEGFFDIIRSIAKVAGPVVSTVTPFLGPIGGPIGAIAGGILSTVGGAESALEDGNATAAVETAINSGATERAVLAEASLQALLKLEDTPETAEILHTINSKYNAFRPKLDAIAKVAQPQLTEAGLHLAHRQMAKIQERAASGFQESEIELPREQLRGLQQSSDNQQGSQGAFVQGLLAPTRPVSGEEGFFDSLGSVLSKGIGFAKPFIASAAQGALNGVIGRLGGGAESSLDTPAVGSHEYATLLAFKRAAAAEAALQTLMALPKEKLDRLRVSEPQNGEEGFFDVIKAGVQKIAPSVLDIAKTAMRKVVPVIVDAASQKIKSAVGQESTNSAPRNNVTSTTSVIRTKRSVADLLTASGQSYKGAKVSNSPDDSDHVNATLEELLKSRESTWVPSLHKRKSWDSNDDGLCMMDDEDL; encoded by the exons ATGTCTTACAACGCCCCTTCCAACacttccaccaccaccaccaccaccagcggTGCTCCTCGCGCTGCGGTCTGGAGCTTGAAGTCCTCCAACCCTGACCTCCCTGCCGAGTCGGCCATCTTGCCCGATGATGGCAGCAACGGCACTGAGTCCGTCTTTGACAATGACAAGCGTCGTCGCGTCGACCCTCAGAACTTTGCTGATGGTGGCAAGTTCCGAT CTGTCGTCAAGATTCAGGCTTGCTTCAACAAGGGCAACGGCAGCGTCTGGATGATGGGCTCCGGCTGGCTCATCAGCCCGGATACCGTCGTTACCGCTGGCCATGTGGTCTACGACTGGGGTCACCGCCTCCAGAGCGCCACCGAGATCAAGTGCTACATTGGCTACTCTGGCCGTGCCTCCATTGGCACCCCCAACGTCCAAGCCCGTTTCGGCGAGCGCATCATCACCACTGCTGAGTGGATCGAGGCTGCCGGCAACCGCAGACACGATGTTGCCTTCATCAAAGTCAACCGTCCCTTCACCGGCAACCTCCGAAACATCCCCTTCAAGGAGACTCCTTTGTTCGCCAAGAACGCCAACATTGGCGTTGTCGGATACCCTGGTGACAAGTACCTCGAGGGCCAGAACGGGCAGAGCGGAGAGAAGGGCGCCCAGATGTACGAGGAGTTCGCGCCTACCGAGTACGACCTCAAGAAGAGCGAGCGCTACATGATCGAGTACCAGGTCTCGACTTTCGCCG GCCAGTCTGGTGCCCCGATTTTCCAGGTTGAGAACAACGCGTTGGTGTCCATTGGAACCCACTGCTacggtggcggtggcgacgagAGCAACTCTGGTAACTCCATCGGCGGCCCCTACGGTAACAACTACCACGCGTTCCTCGATCTCTTCAACAGCCCCCAGTTCCCTCAGGCCCAGCGCCTGGGCATCAAGGTTCTCACTGCCAACGGCAATGCTCGtcccagcagcaacatcagcGTCTCCAACGGCGCGCCCAGCAACGGGCAGGTCAAGAACGGCAGCGCTCCCTACTCCAACGGTTACAGCAACGGTACCACAtacaacggcaacggcaatgGGTACGCCAACGGCGCCTCCAACGGACACAGCAACGGCTACAACGGCATTCGCCAGGAGAACGTGTCTTCTCCCCTTCAGCCGACCCACTACAACACGGGCACGAGTCTTCAGGAGAGCTCGGATGAGGAGGGCTTCTTCGATATCATCAGGTCGATCGCCAAAGTCGCCGGACCTGTGGTTTCGACTGTTACTCCTTTCCTTGGGCCCATTGGTGGACCCATCGgtgccatcgccggcggcatccttTCGACTGTCGGAGGTGCGGAGAGCGCTCTCGAGGACGGGAACGCGACTGCCGCTGTCGAGACCGCGATCAACTCGGGCGCCACTGAGCGTGCGGTGCTCGCTGAGGCGTCGCTTCAGGCCCTACTGAAGCTCGAGGATACCCCCGAGACCGCTGAGATTCTTCACACAATCAACTCCAAGTACAACGCCTTCAGGCCCAAGTTGGATgccatcgccaaggtcgcCCAGCCCCAGCTCACCGAGGCCGGACTTCACCTGGCTCACCGCCAGATGGCCAAGATCCAAGAGCGCGCGGCTTCTGGGTTCCAGGAGTCTGAGATTGAGCTTCCCCGCGAGCAGCTCAGGGGCCTGCAGCAGTCTTCAGACAACCAGCAGGGTTCGCAAGGCGCCTTTGTCCAGGGCCTCCTGGCACCCACTCGTCCCGTCTCGGGCGAAGAGGGCTTCTTTGACTCCCTCGGTTCTGTCTTGAGCAAGGGCATCGGCTTTGCCAAGCCCTTCATCGCGAGTGCCGCGCAGGGAGCACTCAACGGCGTCATCGGCCgtctcggtggcggcgcagAGTCCTCCTTGGACACCCCCGCCGTCGGCTCTCATGAGTATGCCACACTTCTTGCGTTCAAGCGTGCGGCtgctgccgaggccgccctACAGACTCTCATGGCGCTGCCCAAGGAAAagctcgaccgcctccgcGTCAGCGAGCCCCagaacggcgaggagggcttCTTCGACGTCATCAAGGCTGGCGTCCAGAAGATTGCCCCCTCCGTGTTGGACATTGCCAAGACGGCCATGCGCAAGGTCGtccccgtcatcgtcgacgctgCTTCCCAGAAGATCAAGAGCGCCGTCGGACAGGAGAGCACCAACTCGGCTCCCCGTAACAACGTCACCAGCACTACCAGTGTCATTCGGACCAAGAGGTCCGTCGCAGACTTGCTCACCGCGTCGGGTCAGTCCTACAAGGGAGCGAAGGTGAGCAACAGCCCTGATGATTCCGACCACGTGAACGCCaccctcgaggagctcctcaaGTCCCGTGAGAGTACATGGGTGCCTTCGCTCCACAAGCGCAAGTCCTGGGACtcgaacgacgacggcctctgcatgatggacgacgaggatcttTGA
- a CDS encoding Putative flavoprotein, whose product MDPPDPLPLRITRSASSSSSLHFKPRDRKLHLLVAANGPRDISWAQTLVVRLSKSSAIDMRAIVDDAVPRLTQTVITMQNRSMTLPLGPSRAGSEADVDDIEFYRQQAFELVEWADLLVLAPIDADNMAKMMAGIADTFLLEVLRGWDMTKKILLVPGMSTHMWENPVTKRQLNKINAKWPWVRAMPPILWHYDGAHKNPKRIVNWNGFNDVLGIIKNQADLLGLGRDVDVVTHLGYLASGDPRVYSNLPPEIWTIILDYAGDWELAQALGIFTNLPMPHPWKLHPSDPDDPLKVYEHELEWLVLTCDSTSVCKKLLQSPPAFHELPALVIKLLIRFSLIEVLAWMEANRPDLFQAFDGKVLSTKASAYFGRPDVLDYWKESRYFRGRHQQCYDAEALDGASKNGYIQVLDWWWRRSGLPLRFTEAALEQASGKGHLLVLEWWRDAASQDDTIVLRPGKSLLWAAQHGQIDVIRWWMASGIPVAHGDGVAKIASRWGQVGVLELWRKLKGDDKLAFDGEVLVQPTIHQHIGVLEWWRKFAYGELEGMEGRKHRVEYRTCDIEEALEDSIGDQEPVRRWWASNGLNLGLRNVEWMRPRYL is encoded by the coding sequence ATGGATCCCCCCGATCCCCTGCCGCTGCGTATAACGCGGAGcgcctcctcatcctcgtccctCCACTTCAAACCCCGCGACCGGAAACTGCACCTGctggtcgccgccaacggcccCCGCGATATATCATGGGCCCAgaccctcgtcgtccgcctcTCCAAGAGCTCCGCCATCGACATgcgcgccatcgtcgacgatgccgttCCCCGCCTCACTCAGACCGTCATCACCATGCAGAACCGCTCCATGACGCTGCCTCTGGGGCCTTCGCGCGCCGGCTccgaggccgatgtcgacgacatcgaATTCTACCGTCAGCAGGCCTTTGAGCTCGTCGAGTGGGCCGACCTGCTCGTCCTGGCCcccatcgacgccgacaacatggccaagatgatggccggcatcgccgaTACCTTTTTGCTCGAGGTCCTCAGGGGCTGGGACATGACCAAGAAGATTCTGCTCGTCCCCGGCATGAGCACTCACATGTGGGAGAACCCCGTCACGAAGCGGCAGCTCAACAAGATCAATGCAAAGTGGCCTTGGGTCCGCGCCATGCCCCCCATCCTGTGGCACTACGACGGCGCCCACAAGAACCCCAAGCGCATCGTCAACTGGAACGGCTTCAACGACGTCCTGGGCATCATCAAGAACCAGGCCGACCTGCTCGGCCTGGgccgcgacgtcgacgtcgtcacccACCTCGGCTACCTCGCCTCAGGCGATCCGCGCGTCTACTCCAACCTGCCCCCCGAGATCTGgaccatcatcctcgactACGCCGGCGACTGGGAACTCGCCCAggccctcggcatcttcaCCAACCTGCCCATGCCGCACCCCTGGAAGCTGCATCCGAGCGACCCCGACGACCCGCTCAAGGTCTACGAGCACGAGCTCGAGTGGCTCGTCCTCACCTGCGACTCGACTTCGGTCTGCAAAAAGCTGCTCCAGTCCCCACCCGCCTTCCACGAGCTTCCCGCCCTCGTCATCAAATTGCTAATCCGCTTCTCGCTCATCGAGGTGCTCGCCTGGATGGAAGCCAACCGGCCCGACCTCTTTCAGGCCTTTGACGGCAAAGTCCTCTCCACCAAGGCCTCGGCCTACTTTGGCCGCCCCGACGTCCTCGACTACTGGAAAGAGAGCCGCTACTTCCGCGGCCGCCACCAGCAGTGctacgacgccgaggccctcgacggcgcatCCAAGAACGGCTACATCCAGGTCCTCGACTGGTGGTGGCGCCGCTCCGGCCTGCCTCTCCGCTtcaccgaggccgccctcgagcaggCCAGCGGAAAGGGCCATCTTCTGGTGCTCGAGTGGTGGCGcgacgccgcctcccagGACGACACCATCGTGCTGAGGCCCGGCAAATCACTGCTGTGGGCGGCCCAGCACGGCCAGATCGACGTCATCCGCTGGTGGATGGCATCCGGCATCCCCGTGGcccacggcgacggcgtggccaAGATCGCCTCGCGCTGGGGCCAGGTCGGTGTGCTCGAGCTCTGGCGGAAGCtcaagggcgacgacaagctcGCCTTTGACGGCGAGGTGCTCGTCCAGCCGACGATTCACCAGCACATTGGCGTCCTCGAGTGGTGGCGCAAGTTTGCGtacggcgagctcgagggaATGGAGGGGCGCAAGCACCGCGTCGAATACCGGACGTGCGATATTGAAGAGGCCCTGGAGGACAGCATCGGCGACCAGGAGCCGGTGCGAAGGTGGTGGGCCAGCAACGGGCTCAACCTGGGCCTGCGCAACGTCGAATGGATGAGGCCGAGATATCTGTAG